A stretch of Gossypium hirsutum isolate 1008001.06 chromosome A06, Gossypium_hirsutum_v2.1, whole genome shotgun sequence DNA encodes these proteins:
- the LOC107961633 gene encoding 3beta-hydroxysteroid-dehydrogenase/decarboxylase isoform X2: MSGEERWCVVTGGRGFAARHLVEMLIKYDMFAVRIADLPSKIDLQSHEENGLLGQALRSGRAQYVSTDLRHKAQVLKALEGVEVVFHMAAPNSSINNYQLQHSVNVQGTKNVIEACTELKVKRLIYTSSPSVVFDGIHAIFNGNESLPYPDKHNDSYSATKALGEALVVKSNGVNGLLTCCIRPSSIFGPGDGLLVPSLVAAARAGKSKFIIGDGNNVYDFTYVENVAHAHICAERALASGGEVAEKAAGKAYFITNLEPIKFWEFVSLILEGLGYQRPKIKIPAIVVMPIAHIVEWTYRLLGPYGMKVPQLTPSRVRILTCSRSFDCSRAKDQIGYTPIVSLEDGLRKTIESFSHLRAECQPKKGGPSKASVCLGRGKVADTLLWKNKRQTLTVLLVMVAIYYNFIAPGATILTTVSKLLLLLLIFLFIHGSLPNKILGYTVEKIPASNFHLSEEKSRDVVMSMASSWNGLVNVLKSLCKGKDWILFLKVVFSLLLLSFIGALPFRTIFFIGSYQH; the protein is encoded by the exons ATGTCGGGCGAGGAGAGATGGTGCGTGGTAACGGGCGGCAGAGGATTCGCCGCTCGTCATTTGGTCGAAATGTTAATAAAATACGATATGTTCGCTGTTCGAATTGCCGACTTGCCTTCTAAAATTGACCTCCAATCGCACGAGGAGAATGGACTTCTCGGCCAAGCTTTACGGTCCGGTCGTGCTCAGTACGTCTCCACTGATCTTCGCCATAAAGCTCAAGTACTCAAAG CTTTGGAAGGAGTCGAGGTTGTTTTCCATATGGCGGCTCCTAATTCGTCGATTAATAATTATCAGCTTCAACATTCGGTTAATGTTCAAG GTACTAAAAATGTTATTGAGGCTTGCACTGAACTTAAAGTGAAAAGGCTTATCTATACGAGTTCCCCGAGTGTTGTTTTCGATGGGATTCACGCAATCTTTAATGGGAATGAATCCTTGCCTTATCCAGATAAA CATAATGATTCATACTCAGCCACAAAGGCGTTGGGAGAGGCATTGGTCGTCAAGTCAAATGGAGTTAACGGGCTTCTAACTTGTTGCATACGTCCTAGCAGTATTTTTGGCCCTGGAGATGGGTTGTTGGTTCCATCTTTGGTTGCGGCAGCCAGAGCAGGGAAATCCAAG TTCATAATTGGTGATGGCAACAATGTATATGATTTCACTTATGTTGAGAATGTGGCTCATGCTCATATTTGTGCTGAACGAGCTCTAGCATCTGGAGGAGAAGTTGCAGAAAAAGCTGCAGGGAAG GCATATTTTATAACCAATTTGGAGCCTATCAAGTTTTGGGAGTTTGTTTCTCTAATACTTGAAGGTCTTGGCTATCAGAG GCCAAAAATAAAGATTCCTGCCATTGTTGTAATGCCAATTGCACATATTGTGGAGTGGACATATCGGCTATTAGGCCCATATGGTATGAAGGTTCCACAGTTGACACCTTCAAGAGTTAGAATTCTGACTTGCAGCAGATCATTTGATTGTTCGAGAGCAAAGGATCAGATTGGCTATACACCAATTGTCTCACTCGAG GATGGTCTGCGTAAGACAATTGAGTCGTTCTCACACTTGAGAGCTGAATGTCAACCCAAGAAAGGAGGGCCATCTAAAGCTTCAGTTTGTCTTGGACGGGGGAAGG TTGCTGACACACTACTTTGGAAGAATAAAAGGCAGACATTGACAGTGCTGTTAGTAATGGTTGCAATTTACTACAACTTCATTGCTCCGGGTGCTACCATTCTTACCACAGTTTCAAAGCTTCTCTTGTTGTTACTAATTTTCTTGTTTATCCATGGCAGTTTACCGAATAAAAT ATTGGGATATACAGTAGAGAAAATTCCAGCATCAAATTTCCACTTATCAGAAGAGAAATCACGGGACGTTGTTATGTCAATGGCTTCATCCTGGAACGGTCTTGTTAATGTTTTGAAGTCTCTTTGCAAGGGGAAGGACTGGATACTTTTCCTCAAG GTGGTTTTTTCTTTACTGCTGCTTAGCTTCATTGGAGCCCTGCCATTTCGGACTATTTTTTTCATag GGAGTTACCAACACTAA
- the LOC107961633 gene encoding 3beta-hydroxysteroid-dehydrogenase/decarboxylase isoform X1 — MSGEERWCVVTGGRGFAARHLVEMLIKYDMFAVRIADLPSKIDLQSHEENGLLGQALRSGRAQYVSTDLRHKAQVLKALEGVEVVFHMAAPNSSINNYQLQHSVNVQGTKNVIEACTELKVKRLIYTSSPSVVFDGIHAIFNGNESLPYPDKHNDSYSATKALGEALVVKSNGVNGLLTCCIRPSSIFGPGDGLLVPSLVAAARAGKSKFIIGDGNNVYDFTYVENVAHAHICAERALASGGEVAEKAAGKAYFITNLEPIKFWEFVSLILEGLGYQRPKIKIPAIVVMPIAHIVEWTYRLLGPYGMKVPQLTPSRVRILTCSRSFDCSRAKDQIGYTPIVSLEDGLRKTIESFSHLRAECQPKKGGPSKASVCLGRGKVADTLLWKNKRQTLTVLLVMVAIYYNFIAPGATILTTVSKLLLLLLIFLFIHGSLPNKILGYTVEKIPASNFHLSEEKSRDVVMSMASSWNGLVNVLKSLCKGKDWILFLKVVFSLLLLSFIGALPFRTIFFIGLPLAFIAFYVYDKKEQEIDAFILETFSMGCKLKSGIARKLVASKKKE; from the exons ATGTCGGGCGAGGAGAGATGGTGCGTGGTAACGGGCGGCAGAGGATTCGCCGCTCGTCATTTGGTCGAAATGTTAATAAAATACGATATGTTCGCTGTTCGAATTGCCGACTTGCCTTCTAAAATTGACCTCCAATCGCACGAGGAGAATGGACTTCTCGGCCAAGCTTTACGGTCCGGTCGTGCTCAGTACGTCTCCACTGATCTTCGCCATAAAGCTCAAGTACTCAAAG CTTTGGAAGGAGTCGAGGTTGTTTTCCATATGGCGGCTCCTAATTCGTCGATTAATAATTATCAGCTTCAACATTCGGTTAATGTTCAAG GTACTAAAAATGTTATTGAGGCTTGCACTGAACTTAAAGTGAAAAGGCTTATCTATACGAGTTCCCCGAGTGTTGTTTTCGATGGGATTCACGCAATCTTTAATGGGAATGAATCCTTGCCTTATCCAGATAAA CATAATGATTCATACTCAGCCACAAAGGCGTTGGGAGAGGCATTGGTCGTCAAGTCAAATGGAGTTAACGGGCTTCTAACTTGTTGCATACGTCCTAGCAGTATTTTTGGCCCTGGAGATGGGTTGTTGGTTCCATCTTTGGTTGCGGCAGCCAGAGCAGGGAAATCCAAG TTCATAATTGGTGATGGCAACAATGTATATGATTTCACTTATGTTGAGAATGTGGCTCATGCTCATATTTGTGCTGAACGAGCTCTAGCATCTGGAGGAGAAGTTGCAGAAAAAGCTGCAGGGAAG GCATATTTTATAACCAATTTGGAGCCTATCAAGTTTTGGGAGTTTGTTTCTCTAATACTTGAAGGTCTTGGCTATCAGAG GCCAAAAATAAAGATTCCTGCCATTGTTGTAATGCCAATTGCACATATTGTGGAGTGGACATATCGGCTATTAGGCCCATATGGTATGAAGGTTCCACAGTTGACACCTTCAAGAGTTAGAATTCTGACTTGCAGCAGATCATTTGATTGTTCGAGAGCAAAGGATCAGATTGGCTATACACCAATTGTCTCACTCGAG GATGGTCTGCGTAAGACAATTGAGTCGTTCTCACACTTGAGAGCTGAATGTCAACCCAAGAAAGGAGGGCCATCTAAAGCTTCAGTTTGTCTTGGACGGGGGAAGG TTGCTGACACACTACTTTGGAAGAATAAAAGGCAGACATTGACAGTGCTGTTAGTAATGGTTGCAATTTACTACAACTTCATTGCTCCGGGTGCTACCATTCTTACCACAGTTTCAAAGCTTCTCTTGTTGTTACTAATTTTCTTGTTTATCCATGGCAGTTTACCGAATAAAAT ATTGGGATATACAGTAGAGAAAATTCCAGCATCAAATTTCCACTTATCAGAAGAGAAATCACGGGACGTTGTTATGTCAATGGCTTCATCCTGGAACGGTCTTGTTAATGTTTTGAAGTCTCTTTGCAAGGGGAAGGACTGGATACTTTTCCTCAAG GTGGTTTTTTCTTTACTGCTGCTTAGCTTCATTGGAGCCCTGCCATTTCGGACTATTTTTTTCATag GACTTCCACTTGCCTTTATAGCTTTCTATGTATATGACAAAAAAGAGCAAGAAATTGATGCTTTCATTCTAGAAACTTTCTCAATGGGATGCAAATTGAAATCTGGTATTGCCAGGAAATTGGTGGCCTCCAAGAAGAAGGAATGA